CTCGAGAACGTTGCCGGCATGCCGACGTCGTTCGGATCCAGCGTGTTTGCCGGCCGCATTGCGAAAGAAGACTCGGTTCAGGTCGCACGTCTTCGTGCGGCCGGCGCGATCGTTGTCGGCAAAACCAACACGCCGGAATTCGGTTACACCGGGTTCACCAAAAACCGCCAGTTCGGCGTCACGCGAAATCCCTGGAACCTCGAACGCACACCGGGTGGCTCGAGCGGTGGCTCGGCGGCCGCAGTCTCCAGTCGAATGGTCGCGATGGCGACCGCTTCCGACGGCGGCGGCTCGGTGCGTATTCCGGCGTGTTACGTCGGCGCATTCGGCATGAAGCCGTCGTTCGGTCGCGTGCCGCCCGGAGACGCGTCGATGGGAATGCTTCGCTGGTCCGACACCGTGCACTCGGGGCCGCTCACGCGTTCCGTGCGCGATGCGGCGCTGATGCTCGACGTGACTGCGGGTCCGCATCCGAGCGACCCCGATTCATTGCCGCATCCCGGAATTTCCTACGTCGAGTGCCTCGGCCGCGAGCTGCCGCGGCTTCGCATCGCGTTCAGCGCGGGGCTCGGCCACGCGCGCGTCGATGCGGATGTCCTGCGCGAAGTTCGCGCGGCCGTCGCAGTGCTTTCCGGGCTCGGGCACGACGTGGACGAGATCGATACGGTTTTTCCGGACGTGGGCCGTGCGTGGGCGTATCTCGCCGGTTCGGAAGTCTATG
The sequence above is drawn from the Candidatus Limnocylindrales bacterium genome and encodes:
- a CDS encoding amidase family protein, which produces MKDTALTELPMHDLAAMVGRREISPVESVAASLARIEALNAALNAFVHLDGERALAEARAQEKLLIAGKTIGPLAGVPFGVKDLENVAGMPTSFGSSVFAGRIAKEDSVQVARLRAAGAIVVGKTNTPEFGYTGFTKNRQFGVTRNPWNLERTPGGSSGGSAAAVSSRMVAMATASDGGGSVRIPACYVGAFGMKPSFGRVPPGDASMGMLRWSDTVHSGPLTRSVRDAALMLDVTAGPHPSDPDSLPHPGISYVECLGRELPRLRIAFSAGLGHARVDADVLREVRAAVAVLSGLGHDVDEIDTVFPDVGRAWAYLAGSEVYAEVAREVAGKEHLLGRGFWQGSLATSGITALQMGDIQRERYALNTALWQLFDRYDVLLTPTLPTEAFGAAGPFPSTIGGEPVDSPLHAVAFTYPFNLSGHPAATVRAGFTDNGLPAGLQIVAPRHRDDLVLQVAAAYDRVRPMDCWPEL